The window TATACAAACCTATAAGTTCATCTTTGTAATTTGTCAGGATTGGACCATGACCTGTTGCTATTATGTCAATCTTTAAGTCTTTTATCTTTTCAATTGCCTGAAGGACATAGTTTTTAAATGGCGACATGATTACATCATAATAATACTTGTACGCATCCATAAAACCTTCTTTGTCATTATCCATTACCCAGTTTATGTCAAGGTTTTCAGTGCTATAATGACAGCCAAAAGAATCACAAGTAAAGAGTATGCTATCCTCTACAAGGTAAGTGTAAATTGAATCAGGCCAATGTAAAAATGGAGCAGAGATAAATCTTAGTGTTTTGTTACCCAAGGATATTTGATCTCCATCGTTTACTACTTGATAATCAAACTCTTTGTTTGATATCTTTTTCAAGAATCTTATAGCAGAATTGCTGCCAAATATTTTTATTTTTGGATTTACTTCGAGTAACTTTCCAATAGAACCAGAATGATCTGGTTCAGTGTGATTTATTATAAGATAGTCAATTTGAGCTGGATCAATTATTTCTTTAATATTACTTAGAAATTTTTCAAAGAATTTATCCTTTACATTTTCAATAAGTGCAACCTTTTCAGAACCTATTACCAGATAAGAGTTGTAAGTTGTCCCGTATTTTGTATACATTATAATATCAAAAATGCGAAGATCAGGATTTTGTACTCCTACAGAATATACATTATCTTTCAATTTCAAATACATTTTTAAAATCCACTCTCCTTTTTAAAGACTTTTCAAATGTATTCAAAGA is drawn from Caldicellulosiruptor naganoensis and contains these coding sequences:
- a CDS encoding FprA family A-type flavoprotein; this translates as MYLKLKDNVYSVGVQNPDLRIFDIIMYTKYGTTYNSYLVIGSEKVALIENVKDKFFEKFLSNIKEIIDPAQIDYLIINHTEPDHSGSIGKLLEVNPKIKIFGSNSAIRFLKKISNKEFDYQVVNDGDQISLGNKTLRFISAPFLHWPDSIYTYLVEDSILFTCDSFGCHYSTENLDINWVMDNDKEGFMDAYKYYYDVIMSPFKNYVLQAIEKIKDLKIDIIATGHGPILTNYKDELIGLYKSWSEDLLKKPEKPYVVIVYVSAYGYTKMLAQKIFEAIEKSGINVMLYNAIEHKIEDILEKIYRAKGVLFGSPTINSDALLPIYEILIRLNPIVHGGKIAAAFGSYGWSGEAVPNIETRLKQLRFKVVEPGLKVNFKPNEEELKKAYEFGILFAEKIKE